In the genome of Acidimicrobiia bacterium, one region contains:
- a CDS encoding peptidoglycan-binding domain-containing protein produces the protein MRTGRTVIVILGLAVVSAAGFWAGRVVLVPPEDPLEGVSEPVTYTVAEGRVGRSLQFAAVAEWELRPLAWNSAAGVVTSVAVSSGDELAVGETLYSVNLRPVVVAVGPVPAFRDLALNVAGADVAQVQELLTELGFYTGDINGVFGVTTRAAVRAWQGSLGVPVDGVVRRGDVIFVPQLPVRVALGSELVVGASVSGGERLVLEVPSDPVFRVPLSVEQRTLVPLSSTVFVTYPDGVWEGRVERAVENPAIGRLDLILTTIDGGPICGAGCRRWVELERPTDFLVEIVVIPETVGPVVPVAAIQLDAGNQPFVTTPAGERIDIDIVESAQGIAVVEGIEVGTVILIRVTSPPGG, from the coding sequence ATGAGGACCGGCCGGACGGTGATCGTCATCCTTGGTCTCGCTGTGGTCAGTGCTGCCGGGTTCTGGGCGGGGCGGGTGGTGTTGGTGCCGCCGGAAGATCCGTTGGAGGGTGTTTCTGAGCCGGTGACCTATACGGTGGCCGAGGGCCGGGTGGGTCGGTCCCTGCAGTTCGCCGCGGTGGCTGAGTGGGAGTTGCGTCCCCTGGCGTGGAACTCGGCTGCCGGGGTGGTCACTTCGGTGGCCGTGTCGTCGGGCGACGAGCTTGCGGTCGGAGAGACGCTCTACTCGGTGAACCTGCGGCCGGTGGTGGTTGCAGTGGGACCGGTGCCGGCGTTCCGTGATTTGGCCTTGAACGTCGCCGGAGCCGATGTCGCCCAGGTGCAAGAACTGCTGACCGAATTGGGCTTCTACACGGGTGACATCAACGGAGTGTTCGGGGTGACTACCCGTGCCGCGGTGCGGGCGTGGCAGGGGTCGCTGGGGGTGCCGGTCGACGGGGTGGTACGCCGGGGTGATGTGATCTTCGTGCCGCAGCTACCGGTGCGGGTGGCGCTGGGTTCGGAACTGGTGGTGGGGGCATCGGTCTCGGGCGGTGAGCGGTTGGTGTTGGAGGTGCCGTCGGATCCGGTGTTCCGGGTGCCGTTATCGGTCGAGCAGCGGACCCTGGTGCCTCTGTCGTCGACAGTGTTCGTCACCTATCCCGATGGCGTCTGGGAGGGCCGGGTGGAACGCGCCGTGGAGAACCCCGCGATCGGCCGTCTCGATCTGATCCTCACCACCATTGATGGTGGTCCGATCTGTGGGGCCGGGTGTCGGCGGTGGGTGGAGTTGGAGCGGCCTACCGACTTCCTGGTGGAGATCGTGGTGATTCCCGAGACGGTGGGCCCGGTGGTGCCGGTGGCGGCGATCCAGCTCGATGCCGGCAATCAACCGTTCGTCACCACACCTGCGGGCGAGCGCATAGACATCGATATCGTCGAGTCAGCCCAGGGGATCGCGGTGGTCGAGGGCATCGAGGTCGGCACCGTGATCCTGATCCGGGTGACCTCGCCGCCGGGTGGGTAG
- a CDS encoding ATP-binding cassette domain-containing protein, with protein sequence MIEISGLSFGYKRGEPIIDGLDWAFPAGRVTGITGRSGSGKSTLLYLLGLLLSPLSGRIAFDGEDLGASSDRVRSRVRADRIGFVFQDAALDSTRSVLDNIIEGSLYTGMRRRVAVARAGELMVHFDVGLRAAHKPGEVSGGQAQRVALCRALLNKPRVVLADEPTGNLDTDTARVVINSLVGLAHADGATVVIASHDPKVVAACDEVLAL encoded by the coding sequence ATGATCGAGATATCCGGTCTGTCGTTCGGGTACAAGCGGGGAGAGCCGATCATCGACGGACTCGACTGGGCGTTCCCCGCTGGCCGTGTCACGGGGATCACCGGGCGGTCGGGGAGCGGAAAGTCGACGCTGCTCTACCTGCTGGGGCTACTGCTGTCGCCGTTGTCGGGTCGGATTGCCTTCGACGGCGAGGACTTGGGGGCTAGCTCGGATCGGGTACGGTCGAGGGTTCGGGCCGATCGGATAGGGTTCGTCTTTCAGGACGCCGCGTTGGATTCGACCCGCAGCGTGCTCGACAACATCATCGAAGGCTCCCTCTACACCGGGATGCGCCGTCGGGTCGCGGTGGCGCGAGCCGGTGAGTTGATGGTCCATTTCGATGTGGGTCTTCGAGCCGCCCACAAACCGGGCGAGGTTTCCGGTGGGCAGGCGCAGCGGGTTGCCCTGTGCCGGGCCCTGCTCAACAAGCCGCGGGTGGTTCTCGCTGACGAACCCACCGGCAACCTCGACACGGATACCGCCCGCGTCGTGATCAACTCCCTGGTCGGGCTCGCCCATGCTGACGGAGCGACGGTGGTGATCGCTTCACACGACCCCAAGGTGGTCGCCGCCTGCGACGAGGTGCTTGCGCTATGA
- a CDS encoding transposase, producing MARRRHTPDQIVRKLREADRLVGEDADVAAVARHLEVSEATYHRWRNQYGGLKADDSKRLKHLVVRTGG from the coding sequence ATGGCGAGACGACGACATACGCCGGATCAGATCGTCCGGAAGTTGCGGGAGGCGGATCGGCTTGTCGGGGAGGACGCCGATGTGGCTGCCGTCGCCAGGCACCTCGAGGTGTCGGAGGCGACGTATCACCGGTGGCGCAACCAGTACGGCGGCCTGAAGGCCGACGACTCCAAGCGCCTCAAGCACCTCGTGGTGAGAACCGGCGGTTGA
- the arfB gene encoding alternative ribosome rescue aminoacyl-tRNA hydrolase ArfB, protein MTADGPLRVAASLTIPAAELRWRFDPSGGPGGQHANKTSTRAEVSWEVARSEAVTEEVRSRLLERLGGRAPGGVITIAVDETRSQWRNRVIARRRLAAVLDEALRPEAERVATRIPASARRRRLERKRRRAELKRGRRAPEPDE, encoded by the coding sequence ATGACCGCCGACGGTCCGCTCCGGGTTGCGGCGAGCCTCACCATCCCCGCAGCCGAACTCAGATGGCGCTTCGACCCGTCCGGAGGGCCCGGCGGTCAGCACGCCAACAAGACCTCCACCCGCGCCGAGGTCTCGTGGGAGGTGGCCCGCAGCGAGGCGGTCACCGAGGAGGTCCGCTCCCGCCTCCTGGAGCGGCTTGGCGGCCGAGCCCCGGGCGGGGTGATCACCATCGCCGTCGACGAGACCCGGTCCCAGTGGCGCAACCGGGTCATCGCCCGGAGACGGCTGGCCGCCGTGCTCGACGAGGCGCTGCGACCCGAGGCGGAGCGGGTCGCCACCAGGATTCCGGCGTCGGCCCGTCGCAGGCGCCTGGAGCGCAAGAGGCGGCGGGCCGAGCTGAAACGAGGGCGACGAGCACCCGAACCCGACGAGTGA
- a CDS encoding IS3 family transposase, translating into MRVAARRLRQRPPPLLLRRRRVRTDQWRAHRPDQSRLNAPASRPTARGGRHSRLRDGLVGLTSAETAELVTARRRLRELETEVAIHRRATELLKGEASPKRRFAAIRVMAAEGLPVEKACRLLGVSVSGYYSWRDRPPSVRAIRHAWLTELIAKAHTDSRGTYGAARVHAELTLGQGITVGHQAVEMLMRRAGLQGLTGRPRHRKVPNLATSSDLVDRSFGRDEPDRLWVTYITEHRTREGKVYCAVVLDTFSRRVVGWSIDSSATATLVTSALGMAIDQRAPVAGATVIHSDQGTQFASWAFTQRAIDSGLLPSMGSIGDCYGNAMIESFWSRMQVELLNTRRWRTRLELARAIFDYLEIWHNRQRRHSSLGMMTPIEFEFRHQPTPAA; encoded by the coding sequence ATGCGAGTGGCTGCACGTCGACTTCGACAACGACCTCCGCCCCTTCTACTTCGACGCCGCCGGGTTCGTACCGACCAATGGCGGGCTCATCGACCTGACCAGAGTCGACTGAACGCGCCGGCCTCACGGCCGACGGCCCGAGGTGGCAGGCACAGTCGCTTACGAGATGGCCTCGTCGGTCTGACGTCGGCGGAGACGGCCGAGTTGGTCACAGCGCGGCGTCGGCTCCGTGAGCTTGAGACGGAGGTGGCGATCCACCGGCGCGCTACGGAGCTGTTGAAGGGCGAGGCCTCCCCAAAAAGGCGATTCGCGGCGATCCGGGTGATGGCCGCAGAAGGACTCCCCGTGGAGAAGGCCTGTCGACTGTTGGGCGTGTCAGTGTCGGGGTACTACTCGTGGAGGGACCGGCCACCGTCGGTTCGGGCGATCCGCCACGCGTGGCTGACGGAGTTGATCGCCAAGGCCCACACCGATTCGCGGGGCACCTACGGGGCGGCTCGTGTCCACGCCGAGCTGACCCTCGGTCAGGGGATCACGGTCGGTCATCAGGCAGTGGAGATGCTGATGCGCCGTGCCGGCCTGCAGGGCCTCACCGGGCGGCCCAGACACCGCAAGGTTCCGAACCTGGCAACGTCGTCTGATCTGGTCGACCGGTCCTTTGGCCGCGACGAACCAGATCGCCTTTGGGTGACCTACATTACCGAGCACCGCACGCGCGAAGGCAAGGTCTACTGCGCCGTCGTGTTGGACACCTTCAGCCGCCGCGTTGTCGGATGGTCGATCGACTCATCGGCCACTGCCACGCTGGTGACCAGTGCCCTCGGGATGGCGATCGACCAACGAGCCCCAGTCGCCGGCGCGACCGTGATACATAGCGACCAGGGCACGCAATTCGCATCGTGGGCGTTCACCCAGCGCGCGATCGATTCGGGACTGTTGCCGTCGATGGGATCGATAGGCGATTGCTACGGCAACGCGATGATTGAGTCGTTCTGGAGCCGAATGCAGGTCGAACTGCTCAACACGCGGCGGTGGAGAACGCGGCTGGAGCTGGCCCGCGCGATCTTCGATTACCTCGAAATCTGGCACAACCGCCAGCGCCGACACTCATCGCTTGGCATGATGACACCGATCGAGTTCGAATTTCGACATCAACCCACACCGGCAGCATGA
- a CDS encoding GNAT family N-acetyltransferase: MTETRYEWRGDFANHEVNAIHAEAFEHRLIDDDWRSITERHSLGWVTAREGDALVGFANVVWDGTVHAWLQDVMVASAARRRGIGLAMIGLATERAKAGGCEWLHVDFDNDLRPFYFDAAGFVPTNGGLIDLTRVD; this comes from the coding sequence GTGACCGAGACCCGATACGAGTGGCGCGGCGACTTCGCCAATCACGAGGTGAACGCCATCCACGCCGAAGCATTCGAGCATCGCCTGATCGACGACGACTGGAGGTCGATCACCGAGAGGCACAGCCTCGGCTGGGTGACCGCCCGCGAGGGTGATGCGCTGGTCGGGTTCGCCAACGTCGTCTGGGACGGGACCGTGCACGCCTGGCTGCAGGACGTGATGGTCGCCTCCGCCGCCCGCCGCCGGGGAATCGGCCTCGCCATGATCGGCCTGGCGACCGAACGAGCGAAGGCGGGAGGATGCGAGTGGCTGCACGTCGACTTCGACAACGACCTCCGCCCCTTCTACTTCGACGCCGCCGGGTTCGTACCGACCAATGGCGGGCTCATCGACCTGACCAGAGTCGACTGA
- the hutH gene encoding histidine ammonia-lyase, protein MTVVVTGDPLDPADVVAVAHRQTRVVLGPDVEGRLEPARRVIAEAVAGDAVVYGVTTGFGALSSTRVEPEMSAEMQVALLRSHAAGVGPPLPDEQVRAMLLLRARTLAQGYSGVRVEVVRRLLELLERDILPVVPSQGSVGASGDLAPFAHLALPVIGEGTVRAGGVVMPAADALAGAGLEPLVLEPKEGLSLLNGTEGMLAMLVLALERARRLVDAADLAAAASVEALLGSERPFAEEVHALRPHPGQVESARRIRGALAGSEIVASHRDDFDHAVQDAYSLRCAPQVHGAARDVLTHCESVARVELGSVVDNPIVFGDRGEVVSAGNFHGEPLAFALDFAAIAVAELGSISERRTDRILDPARSAGLPPFLATRPGLNSGYMIAQYTAAALVAENRVLCHPASVDSVPTSGLQEDHVSMGWGAGRKLGMVLDNAMRVVAVELLCAAEGIDRRQPLRPAPTTAAVRDLIRTVVPRLDRDRPPGPSVEAIADLIERGEFDQVG, encoded by the coding sequence GTGACCGTCGTCGTCACCGGCGATCCGCTGGATCCGGCCGACGTGGTGGCAGTGGCCCATCGCCAGACCCGCGTCGTTCTCGGCCCGGACGTGGAGGGTCGTCTGGAGCCGGCGCGGCGGGTGATCGCCGAGGCGGTGGCTGGCGACGCCGTGGTGTACGGGGTGACCACCGGGTTCGGTGCGCTGTCGAGCACCCGGGTGGAGCCCGAGATGTCGGCGGAGATGCAGGTGGCCCTGCTTCGATCTCATGCCGCCGGTGTGGGGCCGCCGCTTCCCGACGAGCAGGTGCGGGCGATGCTGCTGCTGCGGGCGCGCACCCTGGCTCAGGGATACTCGGGGGTGCGGGTGGAGGTGGTGCGTCGGCTCCTCGAACTGCTGGAGCGTGACATCCTGCCCGTCGTCCCGTCGCAGGGATCGGTGGGGGCTTCGGGCGACCTGGCCCCTTTCGCCCACCTGGCGCTGCCGGTGATCGGGGAGGGGACGGTGCGGGCGGGCGGCGTGGTGATGCCTGCCGCCGATGCTCTCGCCGGTGCCGGCCTGGAACCGCTGGTGCTGGAACCGAAGGAGGGCCTGAGCCTGCTCAACGGCACCGAGGGGATGCTGGCGATGCTGGTGCTGGCGTTGGAGCGGGCACGCCGGCTGGTGGATGCGGCGGATCTGGCGGCGGCCGCGAGCGTGGAGGCGCTGCTGGGCAGCGAACGGCCCTTCGCCGAGGAGGTGCATGCCCTGCGCCCGCATCCGGGGCAGGTGGAGTCGGCTCGTCGCATCCGCGGCGCCCTGGCGGGTTCCGAGATCGTGGCCAGCCATCGCGACGACTTCGACCATGCAGTTCAGGATGCCTACTCGTTGCGCTGCGCCCCTCAGGTTCATGGGGCGGCGCGTGACGTGCTCACCCACTGCGAGTCGGTGGCGCGTGTCGAGCTGGGCTCGGTGGTGGACAACCCGATCGTGTTCGGGGATCGGGGCGAGGTGGTGTCGGCGGGGAACTTCCACGGCGAGCCGCTGGCCTTCGCCCTCGACTTCGCCGCAATCGCCGTAGCCGAGTTGGGCAGCATCTCGGAGCGGCGCACCGATCGGATCCTGGACCCGGCGCGGTCGGCGGGGTTGCCCCCGTTTCTGGCCACCCGGCCCGGACTCAACTCCGGGTACATGATCGCCCAGTACACGGCTGCGGCGCTGGTGGCCGAGAACCGGGTGCTGTGCCATCCGGCTTCGGTGGACAGCGTGCCCACGTCGGGCCTGCAGGAGGACCACGTGTCGATGGGGTGGGGGGCGGGCCGCAAGCTGGGGATGGTGCTGGACAATGCGATGCGGGTGGTGGCGGTGGAGCTGCTGTGTGCGGCAGAGGGGATCGACCGGCGCCAGCCGTTGCGTCCGGCCCCGACCACCGCTGCGGTACGCGACCTGATCCGCACCGTGGTGCCCCGCCTGGACCGGGACCGCCCGCCGGGGCCGTCCGTAGAGGCCATCGCCGACCTGATCGAACGAGGCGAGTTCGACCAGGTGGGTTGA
- a CDS encoding arginase family protein: MAISDPLWPRADDWLASASSSPDLLVAGVPSSSASLSPSEAWRCPGAVRSALGGMSVFDGETEADLRRVTVADLGDWPVEGLDMHVMPGEVERLAAGLPAGPVKAFLGGDNAITRPLVKGLAGGDLGRVGILTLDAHHDVRLTEGGPTNGSPIRGLIEDGLPDGRVIQVGIHSFANSQEYRAWCRDHGVEVVTMTTVDEVGAGWAVTSALNDLGRRCDWVFVDVDVDVLDQAFAPGCPGSRPGGMNPRQLAAACRAAGGHPAVAAADFVEVDPVRDRDGITVRNAATAFLAFVSGLASREGS; the protein is encoded by the coding sequence ATGGCGATCTCCGATCCTCTGTGGCCAAGAGCCGACGACTGGCTGGCATCGGCCTCTTCCTCTCCCGACCTGCTGGTGGCCGGGGTGCCGTCGTCGTCGGCGTCGCTCAGCCCGTCCGAGGCGTGGCGGTGCCCCGGCGCCGTGCGCAGCGCCCTGGGCGGCATGTCGGTGTTCGACGGGGAGACCGAGGCCGATCTGCGCCGGGTGACCGTCGCCGATCTGGGCGACTGGCCGGTGGAGGGTCTCGACATGCACGTCATGCCCGGTGAGGTGGAGCGGCTCGCCGCCGGGCTTCCCGCCGGGCCGGTCAAGGCTTTCCTCGGCGGCGACAACGCCATCACCCGCCCCCTGGTGAAGGGCCTCGCCGGCGGTGACCTGGGGAGGGTGGGGATCCTCACCCTCGACGCCCATCACGATGTCCGCCTCACCGAGGGCGGGCCGACCAACGGCAGTCCGATCCGGGGGCTGATCGAGGACGGCCTTCCCGACGGCCGGGTGATCCAGGTGGGGATCCACTCGTTCGCCAACTCGCAGGAGTACCGCGCCTGGTGCCGGGACCACGGGGTGGAGGTGGTGACCATGACCACGGTCGACGAGGTGGGGGCGGGATGGGCGGTGACGAGCGCCTTGAACGACCTGGGGCGGAGGTGCGACTGGGTCTTCGTCGACGTCGACGTCGATGTCCTCGACCAGGCCTTCGCCCCGGGGTGCCCCGGGTCGCGACCGGGGGGGATGAACCCCCGGCAGCTGGCGGCCGCCTGCCGGGCGGCGGGGGGCCATCCGGCCGTGGCCGCCGCCGACTTCGTGGAGGTGGATCCGGTACGAGACCGTGATGGCATCACGGTGCGCAACGCCGCCACCGCCTTCCTGGCGTTCGTGTCAGGGCTGGCTTCCCGGGAGGGGTCGTGA
- a CDS encoding SulP family inorganic anion transporter translates to MPRRSDYRLSFFASDLVAGLTVAVVALPLALGFAVTVGAAPGVGVVTAIVAGVVAAVFGGSNFQVSGPTGAMAVVLIPIVARHGAGALPLVAVIAGSILVAMAAGGIGRYIGFVPWPVITGFTNGIAVIIFLQQLPSVLGVSGEPAESTLISAGRTVAAFFETPTAPALVLGVSTAVVMALWARIPRVRAVPASVVALLAGVGVSLLPWFDSVARVSGVPRGLPAPALPVWSVGAVVDLARVSLAVAILAALESLLSAVVADGQTIEERHDPDRELFGQGLANVAAGMFGGMPATGALARTAVNLRSGARTRMASIVHGVALGVIVLFLAPFASRIPLAVLGGILMVVAIRMVESHAARTILRATRSDAFVLVLTMGVTIVFDLILAIEVGMIAAGALFVVRMSRLLSIQPESLMGSDGEHHDTADEVREEVELGREAIMAYRIDGPVFFGAATRFFDQVLKVGSDIKVVILRMRRVPVMDATGLTALRNLVEALERRKILVLVSGLQPQPETMLERAGVLDLISRNRDHLFVTSEEAIAHARAHLARVDHQAPGA, encoded by the coding sequence TTGCCCCGACGCTCGGACTACCGCCTGTCCTTTTTCGCCTCCGACCTGGTGGCGGGGCTCACCGTTGCGGTGGTCGCCCTGCCGCTGGCACTCGGGTTCGCCGTGACCGTCGGCGCAGCCCCCGGGGTCGGAGTGGTGACCGCCATCGTCGCCGGCGTGGTCGCCGCCGTGTTCGGCGGGTCCAACTTCCAGGTGTCCGGGCCCACCGGCGCCATGGCGGTGGTGCTGATCCCGATCGTCGCCCGGCACGGGGCGGGGGCGCTCCCGCTGGTGGCCGTGATCGCCGGGTCGATCCTGGTGGCGATGGCGGCGGGAGGCATCGGGCGCTACATCGGATTCGTGCCCTGGCCGGTGATCACCGGGTTCACCAACGGGATCGCGGTGATCATCTTCCTGCAGCAACTGCCGTCGGTGCTCGGCGTCTCGGGGGAGCCGGCGGAGTCGACGCTGATCTCGGCGGGTCGCACCGTGGCCGCCTTCTTCGAGACCCCCACCGCCCCCGCACTGGTGCTCGGCGTGTCGACGGCGGTCGTGATGGCGCTGTGGGCCCGGATCCCTCGGGTGCGGGCGGTCCCGGCGAGTGTGGTCGCCCTCCTCGCCGGGGTCGGGGTGTCGCTGCTGCCGTGGTTCGACTCCGTGGCCCGGGTGTCCGGTGTGCCGCGGGGACTGCCGGCACCCGCCCTTCCCGTCTGGTCGGTGGGAGCGGTGGTCGATCTCGCCCGGGTGTCGCTGGCGGTGGCGATCCTCGCCGCCCTGGAGAGCCTGCTCTCGGCGGTGGTGGCCGACGGGCAGACCATCGAGGAGAGGCACGATCCCGACCGGGAGCTGTTCGGGCAGGGCCTGGCCAACGTCGCCGCCGGGATGTTCGGCGGGATGCCTGCCACCGGTGCTCTCGCCCGCACCGCCGTCAACCTGCGTTCGGGGGCCCGCACCCGGATGGCGTCGATCGTCCACGGCGTCGCGTTGGGGGTGATCGTGCTCTTCCTGGCGCCGTTCGCCTCCCGCATCCCGCTCGCCGTGTTGGGAGGGATCCTGATGGTGGTGGCGATCCGGATGGTGGAGTCCCATGCGGCGCGCACCATTCTGCGGGCGACGCGCTCCGACGCCTTCGTGCTCGTGCTGACGATGGGGGTGACCATCGTGTTCGACCTCATCCTCGCCATCGAGGTGGGGATGATCGCCGCCGGGGCACTGTTCGTGGTGCGGATGAGCCGGCTGCTCAGCATTCAGCCGGAGAGCCTGATGGGCTCGGATGGGGAGCATCACGACACCGCCGACGAGGTACGCGAGGAGGTGGAGCTGGGACGGGAGGCGATCATGGCCTACCGCATCGATGGGCCCGTGTTCTTCGGCGCCGCCACCCGCTTCTTCGACCAGGTGCTGAAGGTGGGCTCCGACATCAAGGTGGTGATCCTGCGGATGCGGCGGGTCCCGGTGATGGACGCCACCGGGCTCACCGCCCTGCGCAACCTGGTCGAGGCCCTGGAGCGGCGCAAGATCCTGGTGCTGGTGTCGGGCCTCCAGCCACAGCCCGAGACGATGCTGGAGCGTGCCGGGGTGCTCGACCTGATCAGCCGCAACCGCGACCACCTCTTCGTCACCTCGGAGGAGGCGATCGCCCACGCCCGCGCCCATCTGGCCCGGGTCGATCATCAGGCACCGGGAGCCTGA
- a CDS encoding FtsX-like permease family protein, translating to MRLFAEAVRVARAQPVASTVTTLIVAAVCGVILSTTGQTIQAENAILSRIDDAGTRSITLTDTEGRAGMDPDSVRRIESLSGLEWVVGLGPASDVRAAGIPGGEPVALRPIYGTIPPQVAYSEWDVAPGTALVGPEAQTLLGLRVPAGGVESSDGSSYAVVGWFDAGDPLEHLDRSILAAPGPAVVSPVVRTIHVLAQRPDQVAALADAVVAVVGPSDPSSLRVQTSESLAQIRAAVAGELGTYGRRLVLMILGAGLVLVVLNMYGAVTTRRRDFGRRRALGASRGAIIALVTMQTAITGVLGAALGIAVGTSVVWRLTHQLPDPAFAVAVAVLAVIATIAAALPPAVVAAHRDPVKVLRVP from the coding sequence ATGAGACTGTTCGCTGAGGCGGTACGGGTGGCCCGGGCTCAGCCAGTCGCCTCGACGGTCACGACGCTGATCGTGGCCGCGGTGTGCGGGGTGATCCTTTCGACCACCGGGCAGACCATCCAGGCCGAAAACGCGATCCTCTCCCGTATCGACGATGCGGGCACCCGATCGATCACCTTGACCGACACCGAAGGCCGGGCAGGGATGGACCCCGACTCGGTACGCCGCATCGAAAGCCTCTCGGGGCTCGAGTGGGTGGTGGGGCTGGGACCGGCATCCGACGTTAGGGCCGCCGGAATCCCAGGGGGTGAGCCGGTGGCGCTGAGGCCCATATACGGGACGATCCCGCCCCAGGTCGCATACTCCGAGTGGGACGTCGCCCCGGGAACCGCGCTCGTCGGGCCGGAGGCGCAGACACTCCTCGGTCTCCGGGTGCCAGCCGGCGGAGTGGAGTCCTCCGATGGCTCCTCTTACGCGGTGGTGGGCTGGTTCGATGCGGGAGATCCGCTCGAACATCTCGACCGGTCGATTCTCGCCGCCCCAGGCCCCGCTGTAGTCAGCCCGGTGGTGCGGACCATCCACGTGCTCGCCCAGCGACCCGACCAGGTCGCCGCACTCGCCGACGCAGTGGTGGCGGTGGTCGGACCTTCGGACCCGTCCTCCCTCAGGGTGCAGACATCCGAGTCCCTTGCTCAGATACGCGCCGCCGTCGCCGGCGAACTCGGTACGTACGGGCGGAGACTCGTCCTGATGATCCTCGGTGCCGGGTTGGTATTGGTGGTACTCAACATGTATGGGGCAGTCACGACCCGCCGCCGCGACTTCGGCCGCCGCCGCGCCCTCGGCGCCAGCCGGGGAGCGATTATCGCCCTGGTCACCATGCAAACCGCCATCACCGGCGTCCTCGGTGCCGCCCTGGGAATCGCCGTCGGGACCTCGGTGGTTTGGCGGCTCACCCATCAGCTCCCTGATCCCGCCTTCGCGGTCGCCGTCGCCGTACTCGCGGTGATCGCCACCATCGCCGCCGCCCTACCCCCCGCCGTGGTCGCGGCCCACCGTGACCCGGTGAAGGTGCTCCGGGTGCCGTGA